In the Bacillota bacterium genome, one interval contains:
- the sdhC gene encoding succinate dehydrogenase, cytochrome b556 subunit codes for MASRRHMSELHGNSDLWPRNVRAGMYAWLFHRITGLALVFYILLHIFVIASVNFGGGSFDAVMGLLTTKPFVLIDLVLVAVVLYHGLNGIRIIFFDLGYGIKNQRGIFWTMMAIGTAVFAFFAYASSKLLFRA; via the coding sequence TTGGCAAGCCGTCGGCACATGAGCGAGCTCCACGGCAACTCAGACCTGTGGCCGCGCAACGTGAGGGCCGGGATGTACGCCTGGCTCTTCCACCGCATCACGGGTCTGGCTCTTGTGTTCTACATCCTCCTGCACATCTTCGTAATCGCTTCAGTCAACTTCGGCGGAGGTTCCTTCGACGCCGTGATGGGGCTTTTGACCACGAAGCCCTTCGTGCTCATCGATCTTGTCCTGGTGGCGGTCGTCCTGTATCACGGGCTCAACGGCATCCGGATCATCTTCTTCGACCTCGGCTACGGGATCAAGAACCAGCGCGGCATCTTCTGGACGATGATGGCCATCGGCACGGCGGTCTTCGCTTTCTTCGCCTACGCCAGCTCCAAACTACTCTTCCGGGCCTGA
- a CDS encoding DedA family protein yields the protein MRDHIEAFIGTITNDIAKYGYLAIVFGMFIENAGMPVPSEPMLLFAGYLVHLGKLNLAGALGSAILGSLLGGLVMYWIGAAGGRALILRYGRFVHLTPKALERTEAWFNRFGRGAVSLARIIPIIRTWISMPAGIARMPLPYFVAFTTLGVLPWCLALLTIGYGLGARWEVFESRIWSFDVLAVALPLVAVAALALILRARSRANQEKSRPER from the coding sequence GTGAGAGATCACATCGAAGCCTTCATCGGCACGATCACCAACGATATCGCCAAGTATGGCTACCTGGCCATCGTCTTCGGGATGTTCATCGAGAACGCCGGGATGCCCGTGCCCAGTGAGCCCATGCTGCTCTTCGCGGGCTACCTCGTCCACCTGGGTAAGCTCAACCTGGCCGGGGCCCTGGGGTCGGCCATCCTCGGCAGCCTCTTGGGCGGCCTGGTCATGTACTGGATCGGCGCCGCCGGAGGGCGCGCCCTCATTCTTCGTTATGGCCGGTTCGTCCACCTGACTCCGAAGGCCTTGGAGCGGACAGAGGCCTGGTTCAACCGTTTCGGCCGCGGGGCGGTCAGCCTGGCCAGGATCATCCCGATCATCCGAACCTGGATTTCGATGCCTGCCGGCATCGCCAGGATGCCTCTCCCCTATTTCGTCGCCTTCACCACCCTCGGCGTCCTTCCCTGGTGTCTGGCCCTGCTGACCATCGGCTACGGTCTGGGCGCCCGCTGGGAGGTCTTCGAGTCCAGGATCTGGTCCTTCGATGTCCTGGCGGTGGCTTTACCCCTCGTGGCCGTCGCCGCCCTGGCCCTTATCCTGCGGGCCCGGAGCCGGGCCAACCAGGAGAAGTCACGGCCCGAACGCTAG